A genomic segment from Leptospira fainei serovar Hurstbridge str. BUT 6 encodes:
- a CDS encoding TraB/GumN family protein: protein MNLVSKIVKIRRKQRQRIYNRAYRQALKHLKREFKAEADRHAQAEKELEKYYRKDVDTEAKKTRKKIQELENYKLLLERKEMEIESKLAFLNDQLHKIEELKARMDGAVNLMARAGSLSNGAIDDAEKIKQALKKVL, encoded by the coding sequence ATGAATCTCGTTTCAAAAATCGTCAAAATTCGTCGTAAACAACGCCAAAGAATTTATAATAGAGCCTATCGACAGGCGCTCAAGCATCTAAAGCGGGAATTTAAAGCCGAAGCCGACCGTCATGCTCAGGCGGAGAAGGAGCTGGAGAAATATTACCGCAAAGACGTCGATACGGAAGCCAAGAAGACGCGCAAAAAAATCCAAGAGTTGGAAAATTACAAACTTCTTTTGGAGAGAAAGGAAATGGAGATAGAATCGAAATTGGCATTTCTCAACGATCAGCTTCACAAAATCGAAGAGCTAAAAGCTAGGATGGATGGGGCCGTAAATTTAATGGCAAGAGCCGGATCTCTCTCGAACGGAGCGATCGACGACGCCGAAAAAATCAAACAGGCCTTAAAGAAAGTTCTGTAG
- a CDS encoding DUF883 family protein, with translation MSNAESLNEELESLKEKAKKITGKAREEYLEHVSDLKERLKQVTGETSERAKQIIDQTGVYIKENPQKATLIGLGVGVGLGLIIGLLIRRK, from the coding sequence ATGTCCAATGCCGAAAGCCTCAACGAGGAGTTGGAATCCCTCAAAGAAAAGGCAAAAAAAATCACTGGTAAAGCTAGAGAGGAATACTTGGAACACGTATCAGATTTAAAGGAACGCCTAAAGCAAGTTACGGGCGAAACAAGCGAGAGAGCAAAGCAGATCATCGATCAAACTGGCGTATATATCAAAGAAAATCCCCAAAAAGCGACACTGATCGGACTCGGGGTGGGCGTCGGACTAGGCCTGATCATCGGTCTTTTAATTCGTAGGAAATAA
- a CDS encoding LBF_4227 family protein, with amino-acid sequence MARKKENSRAKTPESETPNGDGFFNGFELKGHLLSLVDSFLEYIETLLLYLRKSAEEKVKRGVQAYVFLRIGFYFLGLASLLFIGAFFLFLLKTFGGDPIPAALGTGGLCLFFSLFSLALVASKLKG; translated from the coding sequence TTGGCGCGTAAAAAGGAGAACTCTCGGGCAAAAACCCCAGAATCCGAAACACCGAATGGCGATGGTTTTTTTAACGGCTTCGAATTAAAGGGCCATCTCCTTTCTTTGGTCGATTCTTTCCTCGAATACATCGAAACTCTCCTACTGTATCTTCGAAAATCAGCGGAAGAAAAAGTTAAACGAGGAGTCCAAGCCTATGTATTCCTTAGAATCGGATTTTATTTTTTAGGATTAGCATCTCTTCTTTTTATAGGCGCCTTCTTCCTTTTTTTATTAAAGACCTTCGGGGGCGACCCGATTCCGGCCGCACTCGGTACGGGTGGGCTTTGCTTATTTTTCTCCTTATTTTCCCTGGCCCTCGTCGCGTCTAAATTGAAAGGCTAA